The following are from one region of the Gloeomargarita lithophora Alchichica-D10 genome:
- a CDS encoding Coenzyme F420 hydrogenase/dehydrogenase, beta subunit C-terminal domain encodes MAAHHQARPLKPGSPRPAKQLCSDCGLCDTSYIHYVKDACAFLHQQFDTLETQTHGRKRSIHQEDECYFGVHQTMMAARKKQPIPGAQWTGIVTTIATKMLNAGWVEAVVCVQNTPQDRFQPQIVLARTPAEILAARVNKPTLSPNLNLLDEIERSGLKRLLVIGVGCQIQALRAVEKHLGLEKLYVLGTPCVDNVNRAGLQKFLETTSRSPETVVHYEFMQDYQVHFKHEDDSVEKVPFFGLNTRELKDIFAPSCLSCFDYVNGLADLVVGYMGAPFGWQWLVVRNERGQAMLDLVGNELETQPVMSQGQRHQAVQQSIPAYDQGVTLPMWAARLMGVVIEKFGPKGLEYARFSIDSHFTRNYLYVQRNYPHKLARHVPEFAKKIVSQYRLPKD; translated from the coding sequence ATGGCGGCTCACCACCAAGCCCGTCCCCTCAAACCCGGTAGCCCCCGTCCGGCCAAACAATTATGCAGTGACTGTGGGTTGTGTGATACATCCTACATTCATTATGTGAAAGATGCTTGTGCTTTTTTGCATCAGCAATTTGATACTCTGGAAACTCAAACCCATGGGCGCAAACGCTCAATTCACCAGGAAGATGAATGTTATTTTGGGGTACATCAAACGATGATGGCGGCCCGCAAAAAACAACCGATTCCCGGTGCCCAATGGACAGGTATTGTCACCACCATTGCTACCAAAATGTTAAATGCTGGTTGGGTCGAAGCAGTGGTTTGTGTGCAGAATACTCCGCAGGATCGGTTTCAACCGCAAATTGTTTTAGCCCGGACTCCGGCGGAAATTCTAGCGGCGCGGGTGAATAAACCCACCTTGTCCCCCAATTTGAATCTCCTGGATGAAATTGAACGTTCTGGGCTAAAGCGGTTGTTGGTGATTGGGGTGGGCTGTCAAATTCAAGCCCTGCGCGCCGTGGAAAAGCATTTAGGTTTAGAAAAACTCTACGTTTTAGGTACGCCCTGTGTGGATAACGTGAACCGAGCCGGGTTGCAAAAGTTTTTGGAAACCACCAGTCGTTCCCCTGAAACTGTGGTTCATTATGAATTTATGCAGGATTATCAGGTGCATTTCAAACACGAGGATGATTCTGTGGAAAAGGTGCCTTTTTTTGGGTTGAATACCCGCGAATTGAAAGATATTTTTGCGCCATCGTGTTTGAGTTGTTTTGACTATGTGAATGGGTTAGCGGATTTGGTGGTTGGCTATATGGGGGCACCTTTCGGTTGGCAATGGTTGGTGGTACGCAATGAACGGGGACAGGCTATGTTGGACTTGGTAGGGAATGAATTGGAAACCCAACCGGTGATGAGTCAAGGACAACGGCATCAGGCGGTACAACAAAGTATTCCAGCTTATGATCAGGGGGTAACTTTACCCATGTGGGCGGCGCGTTTGATGGGGGTAGTAATTGAAAAATTTGGTCCGAAAGGATTAGAATATGCTCGCTTTTCTATTGATTCCCATTTCACCCGCAATTATCTCTATGTCCAGCGGAATTATCCCCATAAATTAGCCCGTCATGTGCCGGAATTTGCCAAAAAAATTGTCAGCCAATATCGTTTGCCCAAGGATTAA